The Gadus chalcogrammus isolate NIFS_2021 chromosome 16, NIFS_Gcha_1.0, whole genome shotgun sequence DNA window GCCTATCCAGTGAActactgtagcaaacgttgctcatctacacatctaggtggactcgcccacttctgatgtcagaagaggctgattttcaaaatggcttgtaacggcgACCCCTGGAGGCATGTCATGGGACACCTTtatggatgttttttttgtccctTTTTCCTTGTGCAGGAGTGGCTTTTCTCTCTGGAGggcagagcgaggaggaggccTCGGTGAACCTCCACGCCATCAACACCTGCCCGCTGGCCGCGCCCTGGGTCCTCAGCTTCTCGTACGGCCGCGCCCTGCAGGCCTCTGCCCTCCGGACGTGGCGGGGCCACAAGGAGAACCAGAACGCTGCCACGGAGCAGTTCATCAAGAGGGCTGAGGCAGGTGTCTGTACTGGGTTGAGCTGGGGGGCAGCACAGTGTAGCGGGCAGCTGGCCTGACATCTCCAGACCATTCTGCTGATGCCAGTGAGTTCCCAGGGGCGTTCAAACAGGCATCAAACGGGGCGCCGACCTAAAATGCCTTTGGATGCAATTGGATAGACCTCGAACCAATCAGAGCGATGAAAAACGTGACACATCATCAGCAGCCCTCTTGGTTGTTCATTCAAATGTCTCAACGGCGCTCCCATAGTGGTCGCCTCTGCACTGTGATCACATTAAACCCGCCCCACATTAGATAACCAGTGTTGATTGGCCCGGCCAGGGACCCGGTCTCCTGGAAATCCTTCCGAACCAGAGGGTAGCCAGACGCATCTGCCTGAGCAAATAAGACAGGAGTTTGTAGATTAGTGCCGGATTAGTCCAGGCTAGTTGTGAGGGTGTTCCCAGCCAGAAGGCAACGGCGTCAGATCCCCAGTGTCCCCAGTCTACGTAGGCTTCCTAGAACACTATAGGGCACGATAATGCAGGCAGACCTacggctgggcgattaatttaAATTTGaacgcgatttcgattttagcgtcaacctatcacaaaactaatataattgagttgtttatttatttatttttttattaaatgttttatagaaagctGAACAGCtggatatatatatctttaccttcttttagatttgaacattttctttttgaccaaaAAAGAAAATCGAAATTACAAAGTGTGTCTCAgttacatcatgttttcaatctcaaaaataatcgtttgaataatcgtgatttcaatattgaccaaaataattgtgattatgatttttttccataatcgagcagtcCTAGGTAGACCTCAATAATAAAGCCTAGTACTCCTTCGTCCATCTGATCAGCCATGCGATAAGCGTGGCCAGTTGGTGCTGTGTGACgagtttcagttttattttttgtttcctgCCCGTAGGTGAACAGCTTGGCGTGTCAGGGGAAGTACACCGGGGGGGAGAATGGCGGCGAGCGCGGACCACACCTGTACGGGCCCGGTCATGCGTACTGACCCCTCCCTGGAACAGCCTGTGTGCTCTCAGCTGCACCAACTCTACTGCATGgtccaccacccctcccctgTTAACTCCTCCAGGAGATCTGTAGTGTGGTGCTTTAgggatttaaaaaatgtgcCAATAGCTTGGCATAGCTAACAATGGATTGTCAGAAAATAATCGAATGCGAGGAAACTGGTTTGATGAACACTGACATGGAGGTTTATAGATTTGATCCAAGCGCAATGAGACTCCTGGTTTTGCCCGTTGGTTAAATGTTTGAAAGCATGCATGATCCGTTCATATTAACTATTGACTATTGTATGGATACAAATGTTGCAGTATGAATAGTTTCTTTATTGTGTATATCTAATTGTAGTGCAATAGCAAccactgtgtgtattgtgtatagTAGGCTCACCATTTAACTCGGCTGCCTTTAAACATTTTGCACATTTTGCAAGCTTTTATGTAACCTTTGTCTATAAGTTGCTGGTTTAGTTTGCactgaaaatataaatattattgaTATCCATGTGCacctgaaaacaaaacaataaatactGTTCACTCACCGTGTGTATTATTGGTTTTAAATGGTGTAACATTAATCATTTTGTGAGTATGCAATGTTGTACAATGTTTTGCCAAAATAATACGTTCCCCACTTGTGTGGAGGACATTTCATTCTAAAGAAAAGTTTGTATCTAGGCTTACATGAAATAATCACGGTCAACAGTTGAGAAATAGGTCTACGTGAAAGGTATGTATTTCAGAATGAATGCATAATACATAGATCTAGTGTACATTGTTCctttaaaaaacatatttagatAAATCATAAGTTGAAGTCAATATTAATAAAACGCAAAGTAACAGGAGTAAAGTACTCCTAATTAACCTGTCCAATTAGTGCACTATTTAGTTTTGCGGAAGCGGTGGAATCTTTCGCTCTCCATAAATGCACGTTTCCGGAATCCTGGAGCTCGAAGAAGACGCGCGGCGGCCTGAAGGAACCGGGAGGCGACGAGTGGCGTGCGGGATCGGCTTCTCATCGTAGTAAACCTGCGGACTAGGGGGGCGGAGTACCAATCGTGCCGCTTATTCTGGGGTCCCACCCGTTTTCATTTTTGACCGTTGGGAGATATTAAAAAGCACTTTATCTGAGCCGTGCACGACGTTCTCCGCGTGCCCGCCGCCCGACAAGATAACAACACGTTAACGCGGGTTAGCTTGTAGATCGGAGAGCTAGTCGGCTAGCCGCCATGTCAGGGAGCGTTGTGCGAGGACCCGCGGGGAACAACGACTGCCGGATCTACGTGGGGAACCTCCCGCCTGACATTCGCACTAAGGACGTGGAGGACGTGTTCTACAAATACGGAGCGATAAGGGACATCGACCTGAAGAACCGGAGAGGAGGACCCCCGTTCGCCTTTATTGAATTCGAAGACCCCAGGTAACGGGCTAACGCTAGTTAGCATGCTAGGCTTCGTTAGCCATGTTGTGTGGCTAACTCACGCGTGCGCCGAGGATGCTCAAGGGCCTAAAGGAAGACGCTCTCTGCCCGTATTGCGTGCGTTTAATCCTCTAAAACCTGGTATTTGAACCGCTGCATGCTGTAGATGTGACCCAGGGTAGGTGTGCTGGTTGGGGGAGACCTTTGGACGTGAGCACTATCCCCTTGTAGCGTGTTATCTCCCCATGCCGGCGGCATAACGTTACTGTGCATTGTTGTGGGCATCGAGGGCAAACACTCCTGGCTGCACCGCCACTTGTCTTGGGAGCACTGGTTTCTTTGGGAGTGATTGCCTTGCAAGTACACGTCCCAGGGAATGGTTTCGGTTTGACTGTTTCCATGCATGTTTTGTGTGCATGCCGGTGCATGGATGAATGGAGGGTGGACCTGCAGACATGACCGCAGTCGCTAACGTAGCCGAAGATTATGGATGTCAGACGTGCGGCAAATCCACCGCCTCCTTTACATTTCAACCACTGGACGGTGTCCTCGCGCTCCAACCCTGGCCATTACTCTCTTCCCAACAGGGACGCAGACGACGCAGTTTACGGACGCGACGGCTATGATTACGATGGTTACAGACTCCGCGTTGAGTTCCCCCGGAGCGGAAGGGGGTcggggagaggtgggggcggcggcggaggaggattcggcggtggtgatggaggaggaagaggaggaggtggtggtggcggcggcggcggcggcggtggtggcggcggcggcggcatcggTGCTCCAAGGGGCAGATACGGGCCTCCATCCAGGCGCTCCGAATACAGAGTCATTGTCTCCGGTAAGAGGGcgaaaaaaaaactgcttttgTTCCAACTCTGCGTCTTACTTTGTCTTGAATTGAGCAGCAGCCGCTACTGTCAGATGATGACACTCCCTGTTCACCAATCAGTCATTAACGCGAAAGGAATGGGAATGCCTTCCCTGAGTAATCTTGAACATGTAAAGTACAGGAAAAGACTAGTCAGTAGTTGGAATTAAGTTCTATGAAATACAAACAAACGATCTGTTCACCCTTCTCTCTtcctaaataataaataactgaCTGTCACAAATGGGAACTTTCATGCTGTAAATTGACTTAAGTTTGTGTGTTGGGAATGACAGGGATTTGGGTTTCCTGAAATTCCCTCATGGAATTAAcaattgtgtgcgtgcgcaggtCTACCCCAGAGCGGCAGCTGGCAGGACCTGAAGGACCACATGCGCGAGGCGGGAGACGTGTGCTACGCCGACGTCTTCAGGGACGGCACCGGCGTGGTCGAGTTTGTGCGCAAGGAAGACATGACGTACGCCGTGAGAAAACTGGACAACACCAAATTCCGCTCGCACGAGGTATGTGTGCCGCTTTGAGTAGCTCTAGGGATTCTAGTTTTTGTTCCCCCAAGTTTTTCTTTTCCAAGGTAAGTGCCGTCGCGTCGGcgccccccaaaccccccccccctctcaaaaCGGCGTCTGTGGTGATGTCGATGCGCCACACGGGGATGCTGTTCTCCAAGCTGAGTTCTCTTCTGTCACCCAGGGAGAGACCGCGTACATTCGCGTGAAAGTCGACGGCCCCCGGAGCCCGAGCTACGGCCGCTCCCGGTCCCGGAGCCGCGGCAGCCGCAGCAGGAGCCCCACCAGCCGCAGCGCCACCCGCAGCCGCAGCAACTCCCGAACCCGTGGCCGAGGATCGCCGCGCTACTCCCCCCGGCACAgccgctcccgctcccgctcctaAATCTTTTCCAAGTGTTttggcttttttttctttttttttgttcttctgcTACCCAATCTGAACGCCCTATGTCCCCCCCTGTacccccttctctctcgctcctctctcccccccccctgctgttttACCCCTTGTCGGTTTTTTCCAGATGTCAACCGTTTTTTAAGTTGTTTTGCATTTCACGTCTCGTTGTATTTGGATGTAGGTATCTCCACCTACTGCTCTGTCCATCTGTttttgccccccctccccccttttgtgtttttagtTCATTTTCGTCTTCTCAGAATTTGCAACGTTAAACTGTGCTGTGATCGGGTTCAAAAAGGTTGAGTAACTTGCCCTCAACGTTTTTGAAAAAGTTGGAAAgttgccttttttatttttgtattatgtggggggaggggggggggtgtgatctGGACGGAGGGATTCACTCTGCTTTAACTGTATTTTACCCTTGTGTCTTCCTTTAGACATCTGAAGATAAGGATTAAACAATGATTTGGAATAAAACCAGTGTGGAGCACATGTCATTTGTATGGTCAGGATAGGACCTCTattgaggagcaggagcagtcaGGTGGAGCCGATGGTACGCTCCCTATTCCCTACTTTGAGGTTTTCCCTGGTGTCTGTATGGTGCTGAAGCTCAATGTGCTGTGcattgcttttttgtttttccttaaaGGCTGCCCTAGTCATGGGCCAGGTTGTACTAACCTGTGTCATTTTTTTCGACCTTGTAAGCTTTTTATGGTCACATGTAATCTAAATTGTTCCGTTTTTTTGGTTTCTTCACCCCTGGGAGAGTTAAATCCCTTTTTATAGTTAGTTTCATCAATTTGAGTTACATGGTGCTCATTGGCGTTTTCCTCAAACAATGTGTAGTCATGAgtgatcataaaaaaaaatctggattAGGCCCAGCTCTGACATTTATTCTAACGGTTTCCTCTGATTTTCTTCCTGGTATTTCAAGGTTTTGATTGGAGGAGTGGATCCCAATCCTTGCCGCTGGATGAGTGGATCGATTAGGGAAGGGATAGGCAAGGATGGATGCTTGGAACAGGATTCGTTCTCCAGGAATCAAATGAGTTAAGAACTAATTATGGAGTCCCAgagcaactttttttttttttaatagcctatcttaatttttttttatcgacACGGCTTTATTTACAAGGAAACGAAACAGAGGACCAGGAGGTTGGATCACAGGATGGAATCGTAGATGCCTGGTATGAGGGATATCAAATTGGGTGGTTTTGGGATGTCATTTGGGTAGTAGTTTGTATCTTTGCCtaatttttcttttctcttagCATTTTCAATAAAAACTTTTAGAATGTGAATTGAGTGGTTTGCCTTTATTCATAGGGTCCACTGAAATTATTCTGGAGAGCAACTGATATAACTGATAATAAATCATGCAGAAGATGGTGTAAATGTTATAAATTTGTACACCAAACCTTTTCAACTGAAAAAGCCATATTATATACACTgctttgagtttttttttttacagggcCAAATAAAGGCATTTCATTATACAGTAGtgacaataccccccccccccccgtgttgtttcgtcagtggtgcattgtgggtTGAAATAAGATGCTGGCAgatgggagcaggaggagaatgCTCACAACACACGGAGGGCGAGCtgctcagccaatgagaggagcGCAGCGTAGAGTGAAGGGCGGGTGAGGATTCGTAGCATAGCTGACGGACTACCTACATGGTTGTGCAAATCTGAAGGCATATTAGTCTTTGGTAAATCAGTACAATTGATCTTCAGACACCACAAGTATCCAAAGAGTCCGGTAAAAGGTGAGTGTGGTTTGCTTCGAGAGACGCATGCGACATATTCATGTGGTGGCCCGTTTGGTTTGAATCCTTCAGCTGTCGATTTCTAATGGCGGTTAATTATTGTAGCTTACATGACTTGACCCATGCTACGAGTCATTATTATCACTGTGTAGCCATCAGGGAGTTGCAAACGTTTGAAACGAATGAGCCATTAACCGAGGGAGGACCGTCCCCTTGACGCCTCTCCAGTCCAGAGAACCTGCCTACATGGCGAAGTGATTTGGCCAAGTAATTTAACTCCACCTGGATCAAGTTTCACAGAGCATCTATGCAACGCCCATGCCGCCTGGGACGAAATTATTTGAGGCAAAAGATGCAATGAGTTGCATAGTTATGGATCATCACATATTTTTCCAAATGGTCGATTAATGTCTGCGTATATCCACGACCCACGACCTCACGTATGCCATTGGTCCGTCACGTTCAGCCACCACGTGTGGGGTCGGTTTCATGTTTGTGTCTCCCCAGCAGCCATCATGACAGACCGGAAGGCCGTGATCAAAAATGCAGACATGTCCGAGGACATGCAGCAGGATGCAGTGGATTGTGCCACCCAGGCCATGGAGAAATATAACATAGAGAAAGACATCGCAGCATACATCAAGAAGGTGAGCATGGACCATATTTCTTTAGCCTACATctaaaattgtattttattatcaGTCCCATTTTCAACTCTAAGGCATGGGTCCAAACTGTTCTCACCTTTTCCCTTCTGATCGTTTCAGGAGTTTGATAAGAAGTATAACCCGACCTGGCACTGCATCGTCGGGAGAAATTTTGGCAGCTATGTTACCCATGaaacaaagcattttatttacttCTACCTGGGCCAAGTGGCCATCTTGCTCTTCAAGTCTGGGTGATTGGTTGCGCTGAAGCAGTGAGTTCCTCTACGTGTAACTTTAGCAAGAATGCACTGGTGGCCGATGTCTCCCATACACAAATAATGACATACCATATTTGATGCAAACCAGCCATGCGCATTGCATGGACTTCACACTATTTAATATGTATGTTAAAGTAAGTTTACTTTTCACTAGTTGCCATTTGAATGCAACTGGGGTAGTTTTGTTAATGTTATTCAATCTAGGTCTCACAAGATTTCCCAAACGTCCCTTGATTGTATAATGGCGGAAAGCTACAGAATGCAAGTTCTTGTGTGGCAGAAGCCGCAACGCTGAGCCCCTTCAATCGGGTCTGTGGCCTTCATCT harbors:
- the srsf1a gene encoding serine/arginine-rich splicing factor 1A, with product MSGSVVRGPAGNNDCRIYVGNLPPDIRTKDVEDVFYKYGAIRDIDLKNRRGGPPFAFIEFEDPRDADDAVYGRDGYDYDGYRLRVEFPRSGRGSGRGGGGGGGGFGGGDGGGRGGGGGGGGGGGGGGGGGGIGAPRGRYGPPSRRSEYRVIVSGLPQSGSWQDLKDHMREAGDVCYADVFRDGTGVVEFVRKEDMTYAVRKLDNTKFRSHEGETAYIRVKVDGPRSPSYGRSRSRSRGSRSRSPTSRSATRSRSNSRTRGRGSPRYSPRHSRSRSRS
- the dynll2a gene encoding dynein, light chain, LC8-type 2a, which translates into the protein MTDRKAVIKNADMSEDMQQDAVDCATQAMEKYNIEKDIAAYIKKEFDKKYNPTWHCIVGRNFGSYVTHETKHFIYFYLGQVAILLFKSG